The following proteins come from a genomic window of Mariniflexile sp. TRM1-10:
- a CDS encoding YceD family protein translates to MKPLKEFTIPFVGLKFGKHHFEYKIEKTFFEYFEYEEFNDVNVNVDLVLDKKTTLLELNFKISGFVNVNCDLTNEPFDQTIKNEFDLVVKFGDEYNDEFIDILIVPHGTYEINIQQYIYELIVLAVPIKRVHPGVKDGTLDSDILKKLEELSPKLKEEKETEEETDPRWNTLKKLLTDK, encoded by the coding sequence ATGAAGCCATTAAAAGAGTTTACAATCCCATTTGTAGGATTAAAGTTTGGAAAGCATCATTTTGAGTATAAAATTGAGAAAACGTTCTTTGAATATTTTGAGTATGAAGAGTTTAATGATGTAAATGTTAACGTAGATCTTGTATTGGACAAGAAAACTACGTTATTAGAATTAAACTTTAAAATTTCAGGATTTGTAAATGTTAATTGCGATTTAACAAACGAACCTTTCGATCAGACCATAAAAAATGAGTTCGATTTAGTGGTAAAGTTTGGAGATGAATACAATGATGAGTTTATTGATATTCTTATTGTACCTCACGGAACATACGAAATTAACATACAACAATATATTTACGAATTAATTGTACTTGCTGTACCAATTAAACGCGTACATCCTGGAGTTAAAGACGGAACTTTAGATTCCGATATACTTAAAAAGTTAGAAGAATTAAGCCCAAAGCTTAAGGAAGAAAAAGAAACTGAAGAGGAAACCGATCCTCGTTGGAATACATTAAAGAAACTATTAACGGATAAATAA
- the rpmF gene encoding 50S ribosomal protein L32 produces the protein MAHPKRKISKTRRDKRRTHYKATAPQIATCPTTGEAHLYHRAHWHEGKLYYRGQVLIDNSEAVENVA, from the coding sequence ATGGCACATCCTAAGAGAAAAATCTCGAAAACAAGAAGAGATAAAAGAAGAACACATTACAAAGCAACTGCGCCACAGATTGCTACTTGTCCAACAACTGGTGAAGCACATTTATACCACAGAGCTCACTGGCACGAAGGAAAATTATATTACAGAGGTCAAGTGTTAATTGATAACTCTGAAGCTGTAGAAAACGTAGCATAA
- a CDS encoding beta-ketoacyl-ACP synthase III: MGKISAAITAVGAYVPEYVLTNQILETLVDTNDEWITSRTGIKERRILKDEGKGTSYLAIKAGQDLINKKGIDPKTIELVIVATATPDMKAASTASFTATEIGAVNAFSFDMDAACSSFLYGMSVAASYIESGRYKNVLLIGADKMSSIINYKDRATCIIFGDGAGAVLFEPNEEGLGLQDEYLRSDGTGREFLQATYGGSSFPITPEAIEKGGQYAFQEGKTVFKNAVFNMADATVKILERNNLTKEDVDWLAAHQANKRIIDATAQRIELEEEKVMINIHKYGNTTSATLPLLLSDYESQLKKGDNIIFAAFGGGFNWGAIYLKWAYNSVN; this comes from the coding sequence ATGGGAAAAATCTCAGCAGCAATAACCGCTGTTGGTGCTTATGTGCCAGAATACGTATTAACCAATCAAATTCTTGAAACATTGGTTGATACTAATGATGAATGGATAACTTCTAGAACAGGAATAAAAGAGCGTCGAATTCTTAAAGACGAAGGAAAAGGAACTTCTTACTTAGCTATTAAAGCAGGACAAGACCTTATTAATAAAAAAGGCATAGACCCTAAAACTATTGAACTTGTTATTGTTGCAACCGCAACTCCAGATATGAAAGCGGCCTCAACGGCTTCTTTTACGGCTACCGAAATAGGTGCAGTAAATGCATTTTCATTCGATATGGATGCTGCATGTTCTAGTTTTTTGTACGGTATGTCCGTAGCAGCCAGTTATATTGAATCTGGCCGTTATAAAAATGTATTGTTAATTGGAGCCGATAAAATGTCTTCAATTATCAATTATAAAGACCGAGCCACTTGTATTATTTTTGGTGACGGAGCAGGAGCCGTTTTATTCGAACCTAATGAAGAAGGTTTGGGACTTCAGGATGAATATCTAAGAAGTGACGGAACAGGTCGGGAGTTTTTACAGGCTACCTACGGAGGTTCTTCATTTCCAATAACCCCAGAAGCCATAGAAAAAGGGGGGCAGTATGCTTTTCAAGAAGGGAAAACAGTATTTAAAAATGCGGTATTCAACATGGCAGATGCCACTGTAAAAATATTAGAGCGTAATAATTTAACAAAAGAGGATGTTGATTGGTTGGCTGCGCATCAAGCAAATAAGCGTATTATTGACGCTACTGCACAACGCATCGAATTGGAAGAAGAGAAAGTAATGATTAATATTCACAAGTATGGTAATACGACTTCTGCTACGTTACCATTACTATTAAGTGACTATGAATCACAACTTAAAAAAGGAGATAATATAATTTTTGCCGCTTTTGGAGGCGGATTTAATTGGGGTGCCATTTATTTAAAATGGGCATATAATTCAGTAAACTAA
- the accB gene encoding acetyl-CoA carboxylase biotin carboxyl carrier protein encodes MDIKEIQNLIKFVAKSGASEVKLEMDDIKITIKTGSDSETTAVHYAPVAAQMPQMAVPVSEAKPTAEPSASVAPATEDSKYITIKSPIIGTFYRKPSPDKPLFVEVGQTIAEGDVLCIIEAMKLFNEIESEVSGKIVKILVDDSSPVEFDQPLFLVDPS; translated from the coding sequence ATGGATATTAAAGAAATTCAAAACTTAATCAAGTTTGTTGCCAAATCAGGGGCAAGCGAGGTTAAACTAGAAATGGATGATATTAAAATCACCATAAAAACAGGATCAGATTCAGAAACAACAGCAGTGCATTATGCGCCTGTAGCGGCTCAAATGCCACAAATGGCAGTGCCAGTTTCTGAAGCAAAACCAACCGCGGAACCTTCTGCGTCCGTTGCTCCAGCAACAGAAGATTCAAAATACATCACTATAAAATCGCCAATTATTGGAACTTTTTATAGAAAACCATCTCCAGATAAGCCATTATTTGTAGAGGTTGGACAAACCATTGCTGAAGGCGATGTGCTTTGTATTATAGAAGCTATGAAACTTTTCAATGAAATCGAATCTGAAGTTTCAGGTAAAATAGTTAAAATATTAGTTGACGATTCTTCACCTGTTGAATTCGATCAACCATTATTTTTAGTAGATCCATCTTAA
- the accC gene encoding acetyl-CoA carboxylase biotin carboxylase subunit, giving the protein MFKKVLIANRGEIALRVIRTCKEMGIKTVAVYSTADAESLHVKFADEAVCIGPPSSSLSYLKISNIIAAAEITNADAIHPGYGFLSENAKFSKICEEHGIKFIGASPEMIDRMGDKANAKSTMIAAGVPCVPGSEGVIKSFEECEKVAKKTGYPVMLKASAGGGGKGMRAVWKPENLKDAWDSARQESKAAFGNDDMYMEKLIEEPRHIEIQIVGDSTGRACHLSERDCSIQRRHQKLTEETPSPFMTDELREKMGKAAVKAAEYIKYEGAGTIEFLVDKHRNFYFMEMNTRIQVEHPITEQVIDFDLIREQILVAAGVPISGKNYLPKLHSIECRINAEDPFNGFRPSPGTITTLHAPGGHGVRLDTHVYAGYTIPPNYDSMIAKLITTAQTREEAINKMKRALDEFVIEGVKTTIPFHRQLMEHPDYLAGNYTTKFMEDFVIEKQVEE; this is encoded by the coding sequence ATGTTTAAAAAAGTATTGATTGCCAATAGAGGGGAAATAGCATTGCGTGTTATTAGAACCTGTAAAGAAATGGGCATAAAAACAGTTGCTGTTTACTCTACAGCCGATGCAGAAAGTTTGCACGTTAAATTTGCAGACGAAGCCGTTTGTATAGGACCTCCATCTAGTAGTTTGTCTTATTTAAAAATATCCAATATTATTGCGGCGGCTGAGATTACTAATGCAGACGCTATTCACCCTGGTTATGGGTTTTTATCTGAAAATGCTAAATTTTCAAAGATATGTGAAGAACACGGTATAAAATTTATTGGTGCTTCTCCAGAAATGATTGACAGAATGGGAGACAAAGCCAATGCAAAATCTACCATGATTGCTGCAGGCGTACCTTGTGTTCCAGGAAGCGAAGGGGTTATAAAGTCATTTGAAGAATGTGAAAAAGTAGCCAAAAAAACCGGCTATCCAGTTATGCTTAAGGCATCTGCCGGTGGTGGTGGAAAAGGTATGCGTGCCGTTTGGAAACCGGAAAACTTAAAAGATGCTTGGGATTCTGCACGTCAAGAAAGTAAAGCGGCTTTTGGGAATGACGATATGTACATGGAAAAACTTATTGAAGAGCCAAGACATATTGAAATCCAAATTGTGGGAGACTCTACTGGAAGAGCATGTCATTTATCGGAAAGAGATTGTTCTATCCAACGTCGCCATCAAAAACTAACCGAAGAAACACCTTCACCATTTATGACCGATGAACTTCGTGAAAAAATGGGAAAAGCCGCAGTTAAAGCAGCAGAATATATTAAATACGAAGGTGCAGGAACCATCGAGTTTTTAGTAGATAAGCACCGTAATTTCTACTTTATGGAGATGAATACGCGTATTCAGGTAGAACACCCCATTACAGAACAAGTTATCGATTTCGATTTAATTCGTGAACAAATTCTTGTGGCTGCAGGAGTGCCAATTTCTGGTAAAAATTATTTACCAAAATTACATTCCATCGAGTGTCGTATTAATGCTGAAGACCCGTTTAATGGTTTCCGTCCATCACCAGGAACCATCACAACGTTACATGCCCCAGGAGGTCATGGTGTGCGTTTAGACACCCACGTGTATGCAGGTTATACCATTCCGCCAAATTACGATTCTATGATTGCCAAGTTAATCACAACGGCGCAAACCAGAGAAGAAGCCATCAATAAAATGAAGCGTGCTTTAGACGAATTCGTAATAGAAGGTGTAAAAACCACCATTCCATTCCACAGACAATTAATGGAGCATCCAGATTATTTAGCTGGAAATTATACCACTAAATTTATGGAAGATTTTGTTATAGAAAAACAAGTTGAAGAATAA
- a CDS encoding NAD(P)/FAD-dependent oxidoreductase has translation MTLSYWEIKSWFTNIDFTIVGSGIVGLSCALRLKDQFPKANILILEKGMLPQGASTKNAGFACFGSLSEILDDLKSHSEEEVFNLVKKRVNGLQLLKETLGERAINYQNYGGYELFLNDDDLFEACLSKQVDINRLLQPIFKKDVFSMKPNSFHFKKVKEHYIFNPFEGQIDTGKMMEALLQKAQSKGIKILNNITVEGFSEAVDSVKIKTNSVEFSTSKLCIATNGFATQLIKEDVKPARAQVLITKPIDNLHIKGTFHLDKGFYYFRNIDNRILLGGGRNLDFKGEETTDFAQTYIIQNKLESILKTVILPEIPFEIEQRWSGIMGVGKLKNTIVKSLGNHVYCGVKLGGMGIAIGSLVGKELAQLIAYHD, from the coding sequence ATGACTCTCTCTTACTGGGAAATAAAATCATGGTTTACCAACATAGATTTCACTATTGTTGGGAGCGGTATTGTGGGATTAAGTTGTGCCTTACGGTTAAAAGACCAATTCCCTAAAGCCAACATATTAATATTGGAAAAAGGTATGTTGCCACAAGGTGCCAGCACAAAAAATGCAGGATTTGCCTGTTTTGGTAGCCTTAGTGAAATACTTGATGACCTAAAATCGCATTCAGAAGAAGAGGTTTTTAATCTGGTAAAAAAGCGTGTGAATGGTTTACAGCTGTTAAAAGAAACTTTGGGTGAGCGCGCTATAAATTATCAAAACTATGGTGGATATGAGTTGTTTTTAAATGATGATGATTTGTTTGAAGCATGTCTTTCAAAACAAGTAGACATCAATAGATTGCTTCAACCTATATTTAAAAAGGATGTTTTCAGCATGAAACCAAACAGTTTTCATTTTAAAAAGGTAAAAGAGCATTATATTTTTAATCCGTTTGAAGGACAGATAGATACAGGAAAGATGATGGAAGCTCTCCTTCAAAAAGCACAATCAAAAGGTATCAAAATATTAAATAACATAACGGTTGAAGGCTTTTCAGAAGCTGTCGATTCAGTAAAAATAAAAACCAATTCGGTCGAGTTTTCAACATCAAAACTATGTATTGCTACTAATGGTTTTGCAACGCAACTTATAAAAGAAGATGTAAAGCCAGCACGGGCACAAGTGCTCATTACAAAACCTATAGATAATCTCCATATAAAAGGCACGTTTCATTTAGACAAAGGTTTTTATTATTTTAGAAACATTGATAATCGAATTTTGTTAGGTGGTGGCAGAAACCTAGATTTTAAAGGTGAAGAAACAACCGATTTTGCTCAAACCTATATTATTCAAAACAAATTGGAAAGTATACTAAAAACGGTTATTTTACCTGAAATTCCGTTTGAAATTGAACAAAGGTGGAGTGGTATTATGGGCGTTGGAAAACTAAAAAATACTATTGTAAAATCATTGGGTAATCATGTATATTGCGGTGTAAAACTCGGCGGTATGGGAATTGCCATTGGGAGTTTGGTAGGAAAGGAATTAGCACAATTAATAGCATATCATGATTAG
- the mtgA gene encoding monofunctional biosynthetic peptidoglycan transglycosylase, with protein sequence MIRKLFRFLFKGLLWFFAISIGLVIVFKWMPIPVTPLMVIRTVEQKIDGKDIVWKHDWESIDHISKNLQLAVICSEDQNFLNHHGFDMKAIEKALIYNKKGKRTRGASTISQQTAKNVFLWPQRSWLRKGLEAYFTFLIELIWSKERIMEVYLNSIEMGNGIYGAEAAAQHWFKRSAANLRQQEAAAIAAILPSPLRYRANPATNYIQGRKNWITRQMRFFGPLNYD encoded by the coding sequence ATGATTAGAAAATTATTTAGGTTTTTATTTAAAGGGCTCCTTTGGTTTTTTGCAATTTCTATAGGATTGGTTATTGTATTTAAGTGGATGCCCATTCCTGTTACCCCACTCATGGTTATACGAACCGTTGAACAAAAAATAGATGGAAAAGATATCGTTTGGAAACACGATTGGGAATCTATAGACCACATCTCCAAAAACTTGCAATTAGCAGTGATTTGTAGCGAAGATCAAAACTTTTTAAACCATCATGGGTTTGATATGAAAGCCATTGAAAAAGCGCTCATATACAACAAAAAAGGCAAGCGTACCAGAGGCGCAAGTACCATTAGCCAACAAACAGCAAAAAACGTTTTTTTGTGGCCACAGCGTAGTTGGTTACGTAAAGGCTTAGAGGCTTATTTTACGTTTTTAATAGAATTAATTTGGTCTAAAGAGCGTATTATGGAAGTCTATTTAAACAGCATTGAAATGGGTAACGGTATTTATGGTGCCGAAGCCGCAGCGCAACATTGGTTTAAAAGATCGGCTGCCAATTTACGTCAACAAGAAGCTGCTGCCATTGCCGCCATTCTGCCTAGTCCGTTACGATACAGAGCTAATCCTGCAACCAATTATATTCAAGGTAGAAAGAATTGGATAACACGTCAAATGCGCTTTTTTGGTCCTTTAAATTACGATTAA
- a CDS encoding 3-oxoacyl-ACP synthase, which produces MASSLEIKKELYVQCFDFVENRFNTIQNTINEIQESLTSETKSSAGDKHETGRAMLQLEREKAGSQLAEIQKTKESLSKIQISNTSEFIGLGSVVYTNKSNYFIAISAGELKVDNDVFYAISPHTPIGQLLMGKTVGNAVVFREQQFKIEKIF; this is translated from the coding sequence ATGGCTTCGAGTTTAGAAATTAAAAAAGAGCTGTATGTACAATGCTTTGATTTTGTTGAAAACAGATTTAATACGATTCAAAATACTATTAACGAAATACAGGAATCTTTAACCTCTGAAACCAAAAGTAGTGCTGGTGATAAACACGAAACAGGTAGGGCGATGCTGCAATTGGAACGTGAAAAAGCAGGAAGTCAATTGGCGGAAATTCAAAAAACCAAAGAAAGCCTATCGAAGATACAAATTTCAAATACTTCAGAATTTATTGGTTTGGGATCTGTTGTTTACACCAATAAAAGCAACTATTTTATTGCTATAAGTGCCGGTGAACTAAAAGTAGATAACGACGTATTTTATGCTATTTCGCCCCATACGCCTATTGGGCAATTGCTTATGGGAAAAACAGTGGGGAATGCGGTTGTTTTTAGGGAGCAACAGTTTAAAATTGAAAAGATATTTTAG
- a CDS encoding ABC transporter ATP-binding protein — protein sequence MLQVNNLTFQYKKQPILKDINFSVKTGEHFAIIGESGSGKSTLLKLLYGTYDLNEGQIFWKDKEILGPKHNLIVGPEFMKYVAQEFDLMPFITVAENIGAFLSNFYPDEKQARIKELLEVVELQSYANTKAKELSGGQKQRVAIAKAIAKQPEVLLLDEPFSHIDNFKKQSLRRSLFKYLKEKHITCIVATHDKDDVLSFSDQMIVLHDAKIMAKGTPEQLYKNPQNKLIASFFDEFNDIENYGIVYANQLKLVENSNLKATVKHAYFKGSYYLIEADLNGKMVFFESDIDLDKKLNICLSVLK from the coding sequence ATGCTACAAGTAAACAACCTGACATTCCAATACAAAAAACAACCTATTTTAAAAGATATTAATTTCTCTGTTAAAACAGGTGAACATTTTGCCATTATAGGTGAAAGTGGTTCAGGAAAAAGTACGCTTCTAAAATTACTTTACGGGACTTACGATTTAAATGAAGGTCAGATTTTTTGGAAAGACAAGGAAATATTAGGTCCAAAACACAACCTCATCGTTGGTCCTGAATTCATGAAATACGTGGCTCAGGAATTCGATTTGATGCCTTTTATTACAGTCGCCGAAAATATTGGTGCGTTTCTTTCTAATTTTTATCCTGATGAAAAACAAGCGCGCATAAAAGAGTTGCTGGAAGTGGTAGAGCTACAGTCCTATGCCAATACAAAAGCGAAAGAATTAAGCGGCGGACAAAAGCAACGGGTTGCTATAGCAAAAGCCATTGCGAAACAACCCGAGGTATTGCTACTCGATGAACCTTTTAGCCATATTGATAATTTCAAAAAACAATCGCTACGCCGAAGTCTTTTTAAATATCTGAAAGAAAAACATATCACTTGTATTGTCGCTACACACGATAAAGATGACGTGCTTTCATTTTCTGATCAGATGATCGTATTGCACGATGCCAAAATTATGGCAAAAGGCACTCCTGAACAACTATACAAGAACCCACAAAACAAATTGATTGCTTCATTTTTTGATGAGTTTAATGATATAGAAAATTATGGCATTGTCTATGCAAATCAATTGAAATTAGTCGAAAATTCAAACTTAAAAGCAACGGTTAAACACGCTTATTTTAAAGGAAGTTATTACTTAATTGAAGCCGATTTGAATGGTAAAATGGTGTTTTTTGAAAGTGATATTGATTTAGATAAAAAATTAAATATTTGTCTTTCTGTATTAAAATAA
- a CDS encoding prolyl oligopeptidase family serine peptidase produces MNKLIISIAVAISFMACKQNPVEKKVPVNYPETKTVDSIDSYFGVKVNDPYRWLEDDRSKETEAWVKAQNRVTNNYLDNIPFRNELKERLSNLWNYEKISAPFKEGNYMYFSKNDGLQNQYVIYRKKIGSENEELFLDPNTFSKDGTTSLDALSFSKDGSILAYSISEGGSDWRKILIMNAETKKIIEDTLIDVKFTQISWYKNEGFYYSSYDKPKGSELSAKTDQHKVYYHKLGTPQSEDALIYGGTPEEKHRYIYANVTEDNRYLIITPRISTSGNKLFIKDLSHKNSQLISILNHTDSDSQVIENEGSKLFIVTNLNAPNKKIVSVDASNPTPEHWVDVIPETKFVLNPSKGSGFFFANYMVDAISKIKQYDYNGKLIREIELPGLGTASGFSGKKEDTTLYYSFTNYNTPSSIYSLNPKTGDTNLYWSPDIDFNSNDYESKQVFFNSKDGTKIPMIITHKKGLKRDGKNPTMLYGYGGFNISLTPAFSITNAVWMEQGGILAVPNLRGGGEYGRKWHDAGTQLKKQNVFDDFIAAAEYLINNKYTSSNYLALRGGSNGGLLVGAVMTQRPNLAKVALPAVGVLDMLRYHTFTSGAGWAFDYGTAEQSKEMFNYLKGYSPVHNVKAGVEYPATLITTGDHDDRVVPAHSFKFAAELQSKQTGANPTLIRIETDAGHGAGTPVSKTIEQYADVFGFTLFNMGFDQLPMKINKN; encoded by the coding sequence ATGAACAAATTAATTATTAGTATTGCAGTCGCTATAAGCTTTATGGCTTGCAAACAGAACCCTGTAGAAAAAAAAGTGCCAGTGAATTATCCTGAAACAAAGACAGTTGATAGTATAGACTCTTATTTTGGCGTTAAAGTTAACGACCCTTACCGTTGGCTAGAAGACGACAGAAGCAAGGAAACAGAAGCTTGGGTAAAAGCTCAAAATAGGGTAACCAACAACTATTTGGACAATATTCCGTTTAGAAACGAACTTAAAGAACGCCTTTCAAATCTATGGAATTACGAAAAAATAAGTGCGCCATTTAAAGAAGGCAACTATATGTACTTTTCTAAAAATGATGGTTTACAAAATCAATATGTTATTTATAGGAAAAAGATTGGTAGTGAAAACGAAGAACTGTTTTTAGATCCCAATACGTTTTCGAAAGACGGGACAACATCTTTAGACGCTTTAAGTTTTTCAAAAGACGGCAGTATTTTAGCATATTCCATTTCTGAAGGAGGTAGTGATTGGAGAAAAATTCTAATCATGAATGCCGAAACGAAAAAGATTATTGAAGACACTCTTATTGATGTAAAATTCACTCAAATATCTTGGTATAAAAACGAAGGATTTTACTATTCCAGTTACGATAAACCTAAAGGGAGTGAGCTTTCGGCAAAAACAGACCAGCACAAAGTATATTATCATAAACTTGGAACGCCTCAAAGTGAAGATGCTCTTATTTACGGTGGAACACCAGAAGAAAAGCACCGATACATTTATGCCAATGTTACAGAAGATAATAGATATCTAATCATCACACCGCGTATTTCAACATCAGGAAATAAACTCTTTATAAAAGATTTATCACATAAAAACAGCCAATTAATTTCTATCTTAAATCATACCGATAGTGATTCACAAGTTATTGAAAATGAAGGCAGCAAATTATTTATAGTAACCAACCTAAATGCTCCAAACAAAAAAATAGTTTCAGTGGATGCTTCAAACCCAACCCCAGAACATTGGGTAGATGTAATACCGGAAACCAAATTTGTTTTAAACCCATCAAAAGGAAGTGGTTTTTTCTTTGCGAATTATATGGTTGATGCCATATCTAAAATTAAACAATACGATTACAACGGTAAATTAATAAGAGAAATAGAATTACCAGGATTAGGAACTGCTTCTGGTTTCTCTGGAAAAAAAGAAGATACGACGTTATATTATTCATTCACTAATTACAATACACCTTCAAGTATTTATTCGTTAAACCCTAAAACAGGTGACACCAATTTATATTGGTCACCAGACATCGACTTTAACAGTAATGACTACGAAAGTAAACAAGTTTTTTTTAATTCAAAGGATGGCACTAAAATCCCTATGATAATCACCCATAAAAAAGGCTTGAAACGGGATGGCAAAAACCCAACCATGCTTTATGGCTATGGCGGTTTCAACATTAGTTTAACACCTGCTTTTAGTATTACCAACGCCGTTTGGATGGAACAAGGCGGTATTTTAGCTGTACCAAATTTGCGTGGTGGTGGCGAATATGGCAGAAAATGGCATGATGCAGGGACACAGTTAAAAAAACAAAATGTATTTGACGACTTTATCGCTGCCGCGGAATACTTAATAAATAACAAATACACGTCTTCAAATTATTTGGCGTTAAGGGGAGGTTCAAATGGCGGTTTATTGGTAGGTGCTGTTATGACTCAGCGACCTAATTTAGCAAAAGTGGCATTGCCAGCGGTCGGGGTTTTAGATATGTTACGTTATCATACCTTTACTTCAGGTGCAGGTTGGGCTTTCGATTATGGTACAGCCGAACAAAGCAAAGAGATGTTCAACTATTTAAAAGGCTATTCCCCTGTTCATAATGTGAAAGCTGGTGTAGAATATCCCGCGACTTTAATCACAACGGGCGATCATGACGACCGAGTGGTACCGGCACATAGCTTTAAATTTGCTGCTGAATTGCAAAGTAAGCAAACAGGGGCAAACCCAACTTTAATTAGAATAGAAACAGATGCAGGCCATGGTGCCGGAACACCTGTAAGTAAAACTATTGAGCAATATGCTGATGTTTTTGGGTTTACACTTTTTAATATGGGGTTTGATCAATTACCAATGAAAATCAATAAAAACTAA
- a CDS encoding M28 family metallopeptidase, with amino-acid sequence MKKVFLGLLLIANCFSLFSQSDITKHEIKEHIKFLTSRKNEGRYPGGKTNKRVVKYLEKDFKKSGIESFKGGYKQHFKARLRAEEGVAEKPLVSTWNVIGFIEGNDAILKNEYIILGAHYDHLGLGGPSSKSDKKHTIHFGADDNASGTAALLEIAEKLVGYKLELKRSIIFIAFGAEEQGLLGSEYFVEHPIVPLEQMKLMINMDMVGRLNEEKQVYMGGAGTFPGGVDFMTHLGKSLGLNPVVHAGSVGGSDHVSFYKKGISVMGMHTGGHPQYHTPEDTLELINLEGEKMVCEYIFQTIMRIASTNKELYFIKQND; translated from the coding sequence ATGAAGAAGGTCTTTTTAGGGTTATTATTAATAGCAAATTGTTTTTCGTTGTTTTCTCAGTCAGATATTACCAAGCACGAGATTAAGGAGCATATTAAATTTTTAACTTCAAGAAAAAATGAAGGACGTTATCCGGGTGGCAAAACTAATAAGCGTGTTGTGAAATATTTGGAGAAAGATTTTAAAAAATCGGGAATTGAATCTTTTAAAGGAGGATATAAGCAACATTTTAAAGCCAGATTAAGGGCAGAAGAAGGTGTAGCGGAAAAACCATTGGTATCTACTTGGAATGTTATAGGTTTTATTGAAGGTAATGATGCCATTTTAAAAAATGAATATATTATTTTAGGGGCACATTATGATCATTTAGGTTTGGGTGGTCCTTCTTCAAAATCGGATAAAAAACACACCATTCATTTTGGAGCCGATGATAATGCTAGTGGCACTGCAGCTTTATTGGAAATAGCAGAAAAGTTAGTGGGGTACAAATTAGAATTAAAACGCAGTATTATATTTATTGCTTTTGGAGCTGAAGAGCAAGGACTGTTGGGAAGTGAATATTTTGTTGAACACCCTATCGTGCCTTTGGAACAGATGAAGCTTATGATTAATATGGATATGGTGGGTCGACTTAATGAAGAAAAGCAGGTGTATATGGGAGGCGCGGGAACGTTTCCAGGAGGCGTAGATTTTATGACCCATTTAGGAAAAAGTTTAGGTTTGAACCCGGTGGTCCATGCAGGATCGGTAGGGGGTTCTGATCATGTGTCGTTTTATAAAAAAGGAATTTCAGTAATGGGAATGCATACAGGCGGGCATCCGCAATACCATACGCCTGAGGATACTTTAGAGCTAATAAATTTAGAAGGTGAGAAAATGGTTTGTGAGTATATTTTTCAAACTATCATGAGAATAGCTTCAACAAATAAGGAACTCTATTTTATTAAACAAAACGATTGA